A segment of the Nostoc sp. TCL26-01 genome:
GTAATGGGTGAGAGTTTTACCAATGACCAATGACCAATGACCAATGACTATTTGCCAATATCTTCATTCCACAACTCTGAATTACTAGCGATAAATTCACTCATCATTTGTTCGCATTCATCTAGATTTAAATCAATCACTTCTACCCCGTGAGACACCATAAAATCTTTAGCGCCGGGAAAAGTTTTTGATTCACCAACGATGACTTTTTTGATCCCAAACTGGACTACAGCGCCAGCGCACAAATAACACGGCATAAGTGTTGAGTATAAAGTTGTGCCTCTGTAGCTGCCAATTCTCCCTGCGTTACGGAGACAATCGATTTCGGCATGGGTAACAGGATCACTGTCTTGTACACGTTTATTGTGTCCTTTGCCTACCAGTTTGCCATCTTTGACAAGCACAGAACCGATGGGAATTCCCCCTTCTTGTCTACCTTGCTGTGCTTCTTGAATGGCAGCTTGCATAAATTCATCCATACTCTTAACCTCCTCATCATGAATCAACAACGGGAACTACAAACGCTCTTTCCCTATTCTCCCAAGAACAGCGCAATATCGTTACTATGAGATAGGGTATTTCTTAGTACAAATGTATGAGAGAATTTGGTCTGCAAGCTCCCTTTAGTCCAACGGGTGATCAACCATTAGCGATCGCTCAGTTAGTTGCTAGCATTCAATCTGGTAATCGTTACCAAACCTTATTAGGTGCAACAGGAACAGGTAAGACATTCTCAGTAGCAGCAGTAATTGAGAAAATAGGTAAGCCGACTCTAGTTCTAGCTCATAATAAAACCCTAGCGGCACAGCTGTGTAATGAATTGCGAGAATTCTTTCCACACAATGCTGTTGAATATTTCGTCAGCTACTACGATTATTATCAGCCGGAGGCGTATATTCCCGTCACTGATACATATATTGAGAAAACTGCGGCAATTAACGATGAGATAGATATGTTACGACATTCTGCTACGCGATCGCTATTTGAGCGTCGGGATGTGATTGTCGTTGCTTCTATTAGCTGTATCTACGGTTTGGGAATTCCCGCAGAATACCTGAAAGCGGCTATTCCTCTAAAAATTGGCATGGAAGTGAACCAGCGTGAAGTGCTGCGAGATTTAGCCTCTGTGCAGTACAGTCGTAACGATATTGAAATGGGACGAGGACGGTTTCGTGTCCGGGGTGATGTTTTAGAAATCGGCCCCGCTTATGAAGATCGAATTATTCGGGTAGAATTTTTTGGTGATGAAATTGACGCAATTCGCTACATTGACCCAGTAACGGGGGAAATTATCAACAGTTTGGAAGCTATTAATATCTACCCTGCACGACACTTTGTCACCCCAGAGGAACGTTTAGAAATAGCTTGTGATGATATTGCGGCTGAATTAAAACAGCAAAAAGCTGATTTAGAAGTAGCCAGTAAACTATTAGAAGCGCAACGTATAGATCAGAGGACACGCTACGATTTAGAAATGTTGCGTGAAGTTGGTTATTGTAACGGTGTAGAAAACTATTCTCGTCATTTAGCTGGGAGAAAAGCTGGGGAACCACCAGAATGTTTAATTGATTATTTTCCTAAAGATTGGCTTTTAGTGATTGATGAATCACACGTCACCGTTCCCCAAATTCGGGGAATGTATAATGGCGACCAAGCCAGAAAGAAAGTCTTAATTGAACATGGATTTAGACTTCCTAGTGCGGCTGATAACCGTCCTTTGAAAGCAGAGGAATTTTGGCAAAAGGTCAGTCAATGTATTTTTGTTTCTGCCACACCAGGAGATTGGGAATTAGAAGTTTCGCAAAATCAGATAGTTGAACAAGTTATTCGTCCTACGGGTGTAATTGATCCAGATATTTCCGTGCGTCCTACAGAGGGACAAATTGATGATTTATTAGGAGAAATTAAAGACAGAGTAGACCTGAATGAAAGGGTTTTGATTACCACTCTGACTAAACGCATGGCAGAAGACTTAACAGAATACTTGCAAGAACATAGTATTCGTGTACGCTATTTGCATTCAGAAATTAATTCTATTCAGCGCATTGAAATTTTGCAAGACTTGCGTCAAGGTAGCTTCGATGTATTAGTTGGAGTCAACTTATTAAGGGAAGGTTTAGACTTACCGGAAGTTTCCTTAGTGGCAATTATGGATGCTGATAAGGAAGGTTTTTTACGGGCGGAACGTTCTTTAATTCAAACTATTGGTAGAGCCGCGCGTCACATCCGAGGACAAGCAATTTTATATGCTGATAATTTAACAGACAGCATGATTAAAGCTATTGAAGAAACAGAAAGACGACGTAATATTCAAATCGCTTATAATCGTCTGCATGGGATTACACCACAACCAATTGTGAAAAAATCGAGTAATGCAATCTTGTCTTTCTTAGAAGTGTCTCGACGTTTAAATGCCACAGACTTAAAAGTTGTGGAAGAACATCTAGATGAACTACCCTTAGAAGAGATTCCTAACTTGATTGAAAAACTCGAAGTCCAGATGAAAGCAGCAGCAAAAAACTTAGAGTTTGAAGAGGCAGCAAAATTACGCGATCGCATCAAACAATTGCGAGATAAATTATTAGGACACTAACCCGAATTATTCATTAAACTTAAAGGCGCACAGATATCTGTGCGCTCTTATTTATTTATTTATTTATTTATTTAAAAATACAAATGAGTTGACAATCTGTTGATACGCTCGACGATAAATA
Coding sequences within it:
- a CDS encoding nucleoside deaminase produces the protein MDEFMQAAIQEAQQGRQEGGIPIGSVLVKDGKLVGKGHNKRVQDSDPVTHAEIDCLRNAGRIGSYRGTTLYSTLMPCYLCAGAVVQFGIKKVIVGESKTFPGAKDFMVSHGVEVIDLNLDECEQMMSEFIASNSELWNEDIGK
- the uvrB gene encoding excinuclease ABC subunit UvrB yields the protein MREFGLQAPFSPTGDQPLAIAQLVASIQSGNRYQTLLGATGTGKTFSVAAVIEKIGKPTLVLAHNKTLAAQLCNELREFFPHNAVEYFVSYYDYYQPEAYIPVTDTYIEKTAAINDEIDMLRHSATRSLFERRDVIVVASISCIYGLGIPAEYLKAAIPLKIGMEVNQREVLRDLASVQYSRNDIEMGRGRFRVRGDVLEIGPAYEDRIIRVEFFGDEIDAIRYIDPVTGEIINSLEAINIYPARHFVTPEERLEIACDDIAAELKQQKADLEVASKLLEAQRIDQRTRYDLEMLREVGYCNGVENYSRHLAGRKAGEPPECLIDYFPKDWLLVIDESHVTVPQIRGMYNGDQARKKVLIEHGFRLPSAADNRPLKAEEFWQKVSQCIFVSATPGDWELEVSQNQIVEQVIRPTGVIDPDISVRPTEGQIDDLLGEIKDRVDLNERVLITTLTKRMAEDLTEYLQEHSIRVRYLHSEINSIQRIEILQDLRQGSFDVLVGVNLLREGLDLPEVSLVAIMDADKEGFLRAERSLIQTIGRAARHIRGQAILYADNLTDSMIKAIEETERRRNIQIAYNRLHGITPQPIVKKSSNAILSFLEVSRRLNATDLKVVEEHLDELPLEEIPNLIEKLEVQMKAAAKNLEFEEAAKLRDRIKQLRDKLLGH